Proteins encoded within one genomic window of Nitrospina gracilis 3/211:
- the ribD gene encoding bifunctional diaminohydroxyphosphoribosylaminopyrimidine deaminase/5-amino-6-(5-phosphoribosylamino)uracil reductase RibD → MDRETQQHWMRRALALAARAEGRTSPNPLVGAVIVRGDTVVGEGFHHCAGKPHAEIEALKKAGNRARGADMIVTLEPCCHQGRTPPCTEAVIAAGIRRVFVGMQDPNPLVKGKGSRRLKNAGIEVTTGILRKECERQNEVFVKYIRTGLPFVTLKAAVSLDGKIATNSGDSKWITGPEARKVVHQLRNRVDAIVAGSGTVLKDDPQLTTRLGKRAGRNPVRVVLDSQGLVPMKARVFENTDRDRVIYVTTRLAPVARLRKLEKAGVEVWTERAGREGVSLKRVMRRLAENGLTHVLIEGGSRLNAAALKARIVDKVLFFVAPLLIGGNGAVSVIGGPGIQKLKDAMHIQKPTLTPVGRDWMVEGYL, encoded by the coding sequence ATGGACCGGGAAACCCAGCAACATTGGATGCGACGTGCCCTGGCCCTGGCGGCCCGTGCGGAAGGGCGTACTTCGCCCAACCCTCTGGTTGGTGCTGTGATCGTTCGCGGGGACACCGTGGTGGGAGAGGGTTTTCACCATTGCGCAGGCAAACCCCATGCCGAGATCGAGGCTCTTAAAAAAGCTGGCAACAGGGCACGTGGTGCGGATATGATCGTCACCCTCGAACCCTGTTGCCATCAGGGCAGAACGCCGCCCTGTACGGAAGCGGTGATTGCCGCGGGCATCCGCCGTGTTTTCGTCGGCATGCAGGACCCCAATCCGCTGGTCAAGGGCAAGGGATCGCGTCGGCTCAAAAATGCCGGGATCGAAGTGACTACAGGGATCCTGCGCAAGGAATGCGAGCGGCAGAACGAAGTGTTTGTGAAATACATCCGCACCGGCCTGCCCTTTGTCACACTGAAAGCGGCGGTGTCGCTTGACGGAAAGATCGCCACCAACAGCGGCGACTCGAAATGGATCACCGGACCCGAAGCGCGGAAGGTGGTGCACCAGCTGCGCAACCGCGTCGATGCCATCGTTGCCGGTTCCGGGACCGTGCTAAAGGATGACCCGCAACTGACCACACGTCTCGGCAAACGTGCCGGACGCAACCCCGTCCGCGTGGTGCTGGATTCGCAGGGATTGGTTCCCATGAAGGCGCGGGTGTTTGAGAACACGGACCGCGACCGCGTGATTTATGTCACCACCCGGCTTGCCCCGGTGGCGCGCCTCCGCAAACTGGAGAAAGCGGGCGTTGAGGTATGGACCGAACGCGCGGGGAGGGAAGGCGTGTCGCTCAAACGCGTCATGCGCCGACTGGCGGAGAACGGCCTGACGCATGTGTTGATTGAAGGCGGGTCGCGTTTGAATGCCGCCGCATTGAAAGCCCGCATCGTCGACAAGGTGTTGTTCTTTGTTGCTCCGTTGTTGATCGGTGGCAATGGGGCGGTCAGCGTGATCGGCGGACCGGGCATCCAGAAACTCAAGGACGCCATGCACATCCAGAAACCCACGCTCACACCGGTGGGACGGGACTGGATGGTGGAAGGATATCTGTAA
- a CDS encoding OmpA/MotB family protein — translation MGTKPSGQPPTPDLHLDDEEEVMEETTGVAPWVITFADMVTLLMVFFILLYAMGSIEEEKFRQIRESLRSALGTEQLPELGTREGLDVIKDLATAQMDDQTIHAVDEVGAMVSKEIKEITSEVEDFIYKNKLSGQVQVSQGERGAIITISDVVLFPPGKARMTYKGRETLKDVFDLLKQFNYDVKIEGHTDDTPIRTDRFPSNWELSSGRAAEVARMLIAEGFPPEKLSVEGFAEYRPKVPNTSAKNRAINRRIEIVYQRGSIRKRMVNLLNR, via the coding sequence ATGGGAACCAAACCCTCCGGTCAACCACCCACCCCCGACCTCCATCTCGACGATGAAGAAGAGGTCATGGAAGAAACCACGGGAGTCGCTCCCTGGGTCATCACCTTCGCCGACATGGTGACCCTGCTCATGGTCTTTTTCATCCTGCTCTATGCCATGGGCTCCATCGAGGAAGAAAAATTCAGACAGATTCGCGAGTCCCTGCGCAGTGCGCTGGGTACGGAGCAGTTGCCGGAATTGGGGACCCGTGAAGGACTGGACGTCATCAAAGACCTGGCCACGGCCCAGATGGACGACCAAACCATTCACGCTGTGGATGAAGTCGGGGCGATGGTGTCGAAAGAGATCAAGGAAATCACTTCCGAGGTGGAAGACTTTATTTACAAAAACAAACTCTCCGGGCAGGTGCAGGTCTCTCAGGGAGAGCGTGGGGCCATCATCACCATTTCGGATGTGGTGCTGTTTCCGCCGGGCAAGGCACGCATGACATATAAAGGACGCGAGACGCTTAAAGACGTGTTCGACCTCCTCAAACAATTCAACTACGATGTCAAGATCGAAGGCCACACCGACGACACGCCGATCCGCACCGACCGCTTTCCCTCGAACTGGGAATTGTCTTCCGGCCGGGCGGCGGAGGTGGCCCGCATGCTCATCGCCGAGGGGTTCCCTCCTGAAAAATTGTCCGTGGAAGGCTTCGCCGAGTACCGCCCAAAAGTCCCTAATACCAGTGCCAAGAACCGCGCTATCAACCGCAGGATTGAAATCGTTTACCAGCGCGGCAGTATCCGTAAACGCATGGTCAACCTGTTGAACCGCTGA
- a CDS encoding motility protein A: MDIATLLGIFIGIGLILVSILQNSGLDLFVSAPSVMIVLGGTFAATLVAYPVNELFRMLGHFIRVFITRKSDLYELMDTMVSICSIARKGGVLAIESKLNMIENDFLKKGLRLTVDGKDEHTVVTLMKREIKQIQQSHKDGWEILNDMGKFAPAFGMVGTLIGLIQMLASLEDVSTVGPRMAVALITTFYGALLANLVFLPMAVKLKRRSAAETLEMNLVLEGITYIRKGVNPRFMKETLENYIDNAAGKKIKKEVEEEARKGTPKKAGAARGPARPPGQAPGATPRPAK; encoded by the coding sequence ATGGATATTGCGACCTTACTCGGAATTTTCATCGGCATTGGGCTGATCCTGGTGTCCATTCTGCAAAACAGCGGATTGGACCTTTTTGTCAGCGCGCCTTCGGTGATGATTGTTCTCGGAGGCACCTTTGCCGCCACGCTGGTTGCGTATCCGGTCAACGAGCTGTTCCGCATGCTGGGTCATTTTATTCGTGTGTTCATCACCCGCAAGTCGGATTTATATGAATTGATGGACACGATGGTTTCGATCTGCAGTATTGCGCGAAAGGGCGGGGTGCTGGCAATCGAGTCGAAGCTCAACATGATCGAAAACGATTTCCTGAAAAAAGGGCTCCGCCTGACCGTGGACGGCAAGGACGAACATACGGTGGTGACCCTGATGAAGCGGGAGATCAAACAGATCCAGCAGTCGCACAAGGATGGCTGGGAAATCTTGAACGACATGGGTAAATTCGCACCCGCCTTTGGAATGGTGGGGACGCTCATCGGCCTCATTCAGATGCTGGCCTCTCTGGAGGATGTAAGCACCGTGGGCCCGCGCATGGCTGTGGCACTCATCACCACTTTTTACGGTGCGTTGCTGGCCAACCTCGTTTTCCTTCCCATGGCGGTGAAATTGAAACGGCGAAGTGCCGCGGAGACCCTTGAGATGAACCTGGTGCTGGAAGGCATCACTTATATACGCAAGGGAGTCAACCCGCGGTTCATGAAGGAGACTTTGGAAAACTACATCGACAACGCTGCGGGCAAGAAGATCAAGAAAGAAGTGGAAGAAGAAGCGCGCAAAGGTACGCCCAAGAAAGCGGGCGCCGCGAGAGGCCCGGCCCGCCCTCCGGGGCAGGCACCGGGAGCCACCCCCCGGCCCGCAAAGTGA
- a CDS encoding HD-GYP domain-containing protein, whose protein sequence is MEAKEYQKKIIGIGRGLQNENKRLQADLKEASRKNLQLEAKNEQIEALNEDLIRTFRATVNMLTNIIELHQASHRGHPQRVEKMSDFVAQKLQMSPHQIQHIRTAARLHELGIVSQPANGNGHAKKENPSGPPRVHHTHLAEMLLRQFPGFDPTAQIIRHLYENVDGSGIPEGLSGEMIPIGSRIVSAASFYDHARVSHPGESPAAVMKLLEKEKGTRYDEEIVSLLGEFVHSSLFKDIDTIECTVFTLQEGMQLAADLYSRSGTSVLRKGAMIDKSTLSNVLRFNNLDPIVSTIKVRKV, encoded by the coding sequence TTGGAGGCAAAGGAATACCAGAAAAAGATCATCGGGATCGGGCGGGGGTTGCAAAATGAAAATAAACGGCTGCAAGCGGATTTGAAGGAAGCCTCCAGGAAGAACCTGCAACTCGAAGCCAAAAACGAACAGATCGAGGCGTTGAATGAGGACCTGATTCGTACCTTCCGCGCTACGGTCAATATGCTGACCAACATCATCGAGCTTCACCAGGCCAGCCACAGAGGGCATCCGCAGAGAGTGGAAAAGATGTCCGATTTTGTTGCGCAAAAACTTCAAATGTCCCCCCACCAGATTCAACACATACGCACCGCGGCCCGCCTGCATGAACTTGGAATCGTAAGCCAGCCCGCCAACGGCAACGGTCATGCAAAAAAGGAAAACCCTTCCGGCCCACCAAGGGTTCACCACACTCATCTGGCTGAGATGCTGTTGCGCCAGTTTCCAGGATTCGATCCGACCGCTCAAATCATCCGCCATTTGTATGAGAACGTGGATGGCTCGGGAATACCGGAAGGACTGAGTGGAGAAATGATCCCTATAGGATCTCGGATTGTTTCCGCCGCCAGTTTCTACGATCATGCACGTGTCAGTCACCCCGGTGAATCCCCCGCTGCTGTCATGAAATTACTGGAAAAGGAGAAGGGGACCCGTTACGATGAAGAGATCGTTTCATTGCTGGGAGAGTTCGTTCACTCCTCTCTTTTTAAAGATATCGACACCATTGAGTGCACCGTTTTTACTCTTCAGGAAGGCATGCAACTGGCGGCGGATTTGTACTCCCGGTCCGGTACCAGCGTGTTGCGCAAGGGAGCCATGATCGACAAAAGCACGTTGAGCAACGTGCTACGGTTCAACAACCTCGATCCCATCGTCAGCACCATTAAAGTCAGAAAAGTTTAG
- a CDS encoding response regulator — protein sequence MNTELAKKLLVIDDDATVSALVEAYLKEAIAQAQVQVQKAMSGEEGVQKALAWKPDLIFCDLRMPGPDGFEVIRRIRQFGLHAVAVLMSGCAEQEILELTQGAQKVGAEAFLPKPLKAHEVHFFVNYVLRMLTVSRQLQDKNQQLEKQFWRQRNTRKRSSGSGGGCKMKINGCKRI from the coding sequence ATGAACACTGAACTGGCAAAAAAATTACTGGTGATCGATGACGACGCCACGGTATCCGCCCTTGTGGAAGCTTACCTGAAGGAAGCAATCGCACAGGCACAAGTACAAGTTCAAAAAGCCATGTCCGGGGAAGAGGGTGTGCAAAAAGCACTGGCGTGGAAACCGGATCTCATTTTCTGCGACCTGCGCATGCCTGGTCCCGATGGATTTGAAGTCATCCGCCGCATCCGACAGTTCGGATTGCACGCCGTCGCGGTATTGATGTCCGGGTGCGCGGAACAAGAAATCCTGGAACTGACACAGGGGGCGCAAAAAGTGGGAGCGGAGGCGTTTTTACCGAAACCCCTGAAGGCCCATGAGGTCCATTTTTTCGTGAACTATGTTTTGCGGATGCTCACCGTGAGCCGCCAGCTTCAGGACAAAAACCAGCAGTTGGAAAAACAGTTTTGGAGGCAAAGGAATACCAGAAAAAGATCATCGGGATCGGGCGGGGGTTGCAAAATGAAAATAAACGGCTGCAAGCGGATTTGA
- a CDS encoding SUMF1/EgtB/PvdO family nonheme iron enzyme has protein sequence MSESEDTPILRPESEAPKASARPEESPEWVIEVYRRQMLRQVSEELNGILGEGREADRFIEPVLLDNNPVRFRQSLHEQVFPTPREITENLLDVSPTKVFLEAPSGMGKSTFLKVYQERMLKAETPEEYPVPVICDLARLPDGSGFGQFYPMFYREVMDVVLREQDEQEDLVIKEELLGRTVERLVWTGQILFLLDGFEQMLPEDRFRFYMDVIVDGDALKDNFILIATRPVGFGPLATTSIVRRGQDASFRVRIQPVEEKQRKGFLPESMWKENLGHLALYFPETLQVPYVLHMVKEAASDESAGVRNRSQVYRYWTTQHLKSRFPKKGKEWIEDAFRQLEQVSYRLIKEGKNQRQETVNTGFDKALLSDCAPARNVLLEEDDILPGFDGLLAWNHKRWEFRHPSLQEYFSGRKLAELPDWRDLVKERCRDPKWYDVFQFFGGELKEGTDELIDLLIEHGAVFLAGQVLPEIEGISESRLLLVNQLLKYQCRETYPQFAKNRVVRVEQVVDAYGADSLRPVLDRLLQRDRRDSRILFSVLELVCSLHGIALGEVVDAQDWERVRLLPELKTYFAESKDPQIVDRNVVQKWSECVTVPAGPFIYQDERDDEDRIGMREYALMKYPVTNALFRQFDPNFVPRFPAYSLDDDQPAIGINYYEATMFALWLGMRLPTEKEWEKASRGPNGLDYPWGEAMGYQEGYCNTADFVVGRTTPVTQYEEGSSPYGCYDMAGNVWEWCVQFHSSKFTTQKIVRGGSWLNYMVQAKCTFRNSFDPADIYPAVGFRCTSLPFTEIDEEDEDEE, from the coding sequence TTGAGTGAAAGTGAAGACACACCCATACTTCGCCCCGAAAGCGAAGCGCCGAAAGCCAGCGCGCGTCCCGAAGAATCACCCGAGTGGGTGATCGAGGTGTACCGCAGGCAGATGCTGCGTCAGGTAAGCGAAGAGTTGAACGGCATCCTGGGAGAAGGGCGGGAAGCCGACCGCTTCATCGAACCCGTGTTGCTCGACAACAATCCCGTGCGCTTTCGCCAGAGCCTGCACGAGCAGGTGTTCCCCACGCCGCGCGAGATCACCGAGAACCTGCTGGACGTCTCCCCGACCAAGGTTTTCCTGGAAGCCCCTTCGGGCATGGGAAAATCCACCTTCCTGAAAGTGTACCAGGAACGCATGCTGAAAGCGGAAACGCCGGAGGAATACCCCGTGCCGGTGATCTGTGACTTGGCGCGTTTGCCGGACGGGAGCGGGTTCGGGCAGTTTTACCCGATGTTCTACCGCGAGGTGATGGATGTCGTTCTGCGCGAACAGGATGAACAGGAAGACCTTGTCATCAAGGAGGAGCTTCTGGGCCGCACCGTGGAACGGCTGGTGTGGACGGGACAGATTCTGTTTCTGCTGGACGGCTTCGAGCAGATGCTTCCTGAAGACCGCTTCCGGTTTTACATGGATGTGATCGTCGATGGCGACGCGCTTAAGGACAATTTCATTCTGATCGCCACGCGGCCGGTGGGGTTCGGTCCGCTGGCCACGACTTCCATCGTGCGGCGCGGCCAGGACGCAAGTTTCCGGGTCCGCATCCAGCCGGTGGAGGAAAAACAGCGGAAAGGTTTTCTTCCGGAATCGATGTGGAAAGAGAATCTGGGACACCTGGCTTTGTATTTTCCGGAAACACTGCAGGTGCCTTATGTCCTGCACATGGTGAAAGAGGCTGCGTCGGATGAGTCCGCCGGAGTAAGAAACCGCTCGCAGGTGTACCGCTACTGGACCACACAACATTTGAAAAGCCGGTTTCCGAAGAAAGGTAAAGAATGGATTGAAGATGCGTTCCGGCAGTTGGAGCAGGTATCGTATCGCCTGATTAAGGAAGGCAAAAACCAGCGGCAGGAGACGGTGAACACGGGATTCGACAAGGCACTGCTTTCAGACTGCGCCCCCGCGCGCAACGTTTTGCTGGAAGAGGACGATATCCTGCCCGGGTTTGACGGTCTGCTGGCCTGGAACCACAAGCGGTGGGAATTCCGGCATCCTTCGTTGCAGGAATACTTTTCCGGGCGCAAACTGGCCGAACTTCCCGACTGGCGGGACCTGGTGAAAGAACGCTGCCGCGACCCTAAATGGTACGACGTGTTTCAGTTTTTTGGTGGCGAGTTGAAAGAAGGCACCGACGAGTTGATCGACCTGCTCATCGAGCACGGTGCGGTGTTTCTGGCCGGGCAGGTGCTTCCGGAAATCGAAGGCATCTCCGAGTCGCGGCTTCTTCTCGTGAATCAGTTGTTGAAGTACCAGTGCCGGGAGACGTACCCGCAGTTTGCGAAAAACCGTGTGGTGCGTGTGGAACAGGTTGTGGACGCTTACGGCGCGGATTCCCTGCGGCCGGTGCTCGATCGATTGTTGCAACGAGACCGGCGCGATTCCCGCATCTTGTTCAGCGTGCTGGAACTGGTGTGCTCCCTGCACGGCATTGCGTTGGGCGAAGTGGTCGATGCACAGGATTGGGAACGCGTCCGCTTGCTCCCGGAGCTGAAAACGTACTTTGCCGAATCGAAGGACCCCCAAATAGTGGACCGTAATGTGGTCCAGAAGTGGAGTGAGTGTGTGACCGTGCCTGCGGGTCCGTTCATTTACCAGGACGAACGCGACGACGAAGACCGCATCGGCATGCGCGAGTATGCCCTCATGAAATACCCTGTCACCAACGCCCTGTTCCGTCAATTCGATCCCAACTTCGTTCCGCGGTTCCCCGCCTATTCTCTGGACGACGATCAGCCTGCCATCGGCATCAATTATTACGAGGCGACCATGTTCGCCCTGTGGCTCGGCATGCGCCTTCCCACCGAAAAGGAATGGGAGAAGGCGTCCCGCGGACCCAACGGCCTCGATTACCCCTGGGGAGAAGCGATGGGGTATCAGGAGGGGTACTGCAACACCGCCGACTTTGTGGTGGGGCGCACCACGCCGGTGACTCAATACGAGGAGGGGAGCTCTCCCTACGGTTGCTACGACATGGCAGGCAACGTGTGGGAATGGTGCGTGCAGTTTCATTCCTCCAAATTCACCACACAGAAAATCGTGCGTGGCGGCTCCTGGCTGAATTACATGGTGCAGGCCAAATGCACCTTTCGTAACTCTTTCGACCCCGCTGATATTTATCCCGCCGTGGGCTTTCGCTGCACCTCGCTTCCTTTTACCGAAATCGACGAAGAAGACGAGGACGAGGAATGA
- a CDS encoding rhomboid family intramembrane serine protease, with amino-acid sequence MIPLHDENPTRTFPIFTIGLIAANTLVFFWELSLAREGTQFITEYGLVPYQLTNRPLENYPNIFSSMFMHAGLGHLAGNMLYLWIFGNNIEDQLGKLRFVLFYLTCGALAAAAHVSAELDSTIPMVGASGAISGILGAYLMLFPFSRVKTLVFLGFFITIVRIPAIFLLLLWIGLQVLNNMAAGPDGGGVAWLAHIGGFIVGAVLIHPFRMSARTG; translated from the coding sequence ATGATCCCACTCCACGACGAAAACCCGACCCGCACCTTTCCTATCTTCACCATCGGCCTCATCGCCGCCAATACTCTGGTATTTTTCTGGGAGTTGTCGCTCGCCCGGGAGGGGACACAATTCATAACCGAATACGGGCTGGTACCGTACCAGTTGACAAACCGGCCGCTGGAGAATTACCCAAACATTTTTTCATCGATGTTCATGCATGCCGGCCTGGGGCACTTGGCGGGAAACATGCTGTACCTGTGGATCTTCGGCAATAATATTGAAGACCAGCTGGGAAAACTGAGGTTCGTTCTTTTTTACCTGACCTGCGGGGCGCTGGCGGCGGCGGCACATGTTTCCGCCGAATTGGACTCAACCATTCCCATGGTGGGTGCCAGCGGAGCCATCTCTGGAATCCTCGGCGCGTACCTGATGCTGTTTCCCTTTTCCCGCGTAAAGACGCTGGTATTCCTGGGGTTCTTCATCACCATCGTGCGCATCCCGGCAATCTTTCTGTTGCTGCTGTGGATTGGGTTGCAGGTGTTGAACAACATGGCGGCCGGACCGGACGGTGGAGGCGTGGCGTGGCTCGCACACATCGGCGGGTTCATCGTCGGAGCGGTGCTCATCCATCCCTTCCGAATGAGCGCCCGCACCGGATGA
- a CDS encoding competence/damage-inducible protein A produces the protein MKNKYDIPQAEIVAVGNELLNGLVSDTNSTFICGQLRMHGLQVGRISVVGDDADAIRSALDQALSRVDLVIVTGGLGATHDDITKDVLADYFGTPLVRDPKVEEMIRVFFEKRQRPVPDAALRQAEVPKDGRPLYNDQGTAPGLMFERGEQRVYVLPGVPREAEHLTRQYILPDVAPAGNLCLQQRMLWTTGLVESALWEMFGPVDELENLVQVASLPSHLGVRIHLTAYGENVEETSAKIEQAETLLEKVLSSYIYARDEQTMESVLGQLLVDRGETVAVAESCTGGLIGHRLTNIPGSSRYFLQGWLTYSNEAKVKSLGVDAALVERHGAVSEEVARAMAEGARQCAGTDWAVSVTGIAGPDGGTATKPVGLTYIAVAGKTLTSCQKFVFPQDRLRNKERAAQAALNLLRLHLIGLK, from the coding sequence ATGAAGAATAAATACGATATACCCCAGGCCGAAATCGTCGCCGTTGGCAACGAATTGCTGAATGGCCTTGTTTCAGACACCAACTCGACCTTCATTTGTGGCCAGTTGCGCATGCACGGATTGCAGGTGGGACGCATTTCCGTCGTAGGCGACGACGCCGACGCGATCCGTTCGGCACTGGACCAGGCTCTTTCACGGGTCGATTTGGTTATCGTGACCGGCGGCCTCGGGGCGACGCACGATGACATCACCAAGGACGTGCTGGCCGATTACTTTGGAACTCCGCTGGTGCGGGACCCGAAAGTGGAGGAGATGATCCGCGTATTCTTTGAAAAGCGGCAAAGGCCGGTTCCCGATGCGGCGCTTCGCCAGGCGGAGGTTCCGAAGGACGGACGTCCGCTGTACAACGACCAGGGCACCGCGCCCGGATTGATGTTCGAGCGCGGAGAGCAGCGCGTCTATGTTCTTCCCGGGGTGCCACGCGAGGCCGAGCACTTGACCCGGCAGTACATTCTTCCCGATGTCGCCCCCGCCGGCAACCTGTGCCTGCAACAACGCATGTTGTGGACCACGGGCCTGGTCGAGTCCGCCCTGTGGGAAATGTTCGGGCCTGTTGACGAGTTGGAGAACCTGGTGCAGGTGGCGTCGTTACCCTCCCACCTCGGTGTGCGCATCCATCTCACCGCTTACGGTGAAAATGTAGAGGAAACCTCCGCCAAAATCGAACAGGCGGAAACGCTTTTGGAGAAGGTCCTTTCCTCATATATCTACGCCCGGGATGAACAAACAATGGAAAGTGTGCTGGGGCAACTTTTGGTCGATCGGGGCGAAACCGTCGCTGTTGCGGAGTCCTGCACAGGCGGATTGATCGGTCATCGTCTGACAAATATTCCCGGCAGTTCCCGTTATTTTTTGCAGGGATGGTTGACGTACAGCAACGAGGCGAAGGTCAAAAGCCTGGGTGTGGATGCCGCCCTGGTGGAACGCCATGGTGCCGTCAGTGAAGAGGTTGCGCGTGCCATGGCGGAAGGAGCCCGCCAATGTGCCGGCACGGACTGGGCGGTGTCGGTGACGGGGATCGCCGGTCCGGATGGCGGTACGGCAACCAAACCCGTGGGTCTCACCTATATCGCCGTCGCGGGTAAAACGCTTACCTCATGTCAGAAATTTGTATTTCCGCAAGACCGCTTGCGAAATAAAGAACGTGCCGCACAAGCCGCATTGAACCTTCTACGTTTGCACTTAATCGGGTTAAAATAA
- a CDS encoding tetratricopeptide repeat protein produces the protein MNDIERLLNDLKKVDPKIRKQATQSLWMRWYQECGEAAERKLYAGIRFMDLGELSRARLHFADLVDQFPEYTEAHNKLATVLYLEGNYEAAIAECRKVVERIPHHFGAWNGMGMCLFHLGRLNEAIHSFQKALEIQPYAEDNRHYIGLCRGKLN, from the coding sequence ATGAACGATATCGAACGGCTTTTGAACGACCTGAAAAAAGTGGACCCGAAGATCCGCAAACAGGCCACGCAATCCCTCTGGATGCGCTGGTACCAGGAGTGTGGTGAGGCGGCGGAGAGAAAGCTCTATGCAGGCATCCGCTTCATGGATTTGGGAGAACTTTCGCGGGCCCGCCTTCACTTTGCGGACCTGGTCGATCAGTTTCCCGAGTATACAGAAGCCCACAACAAGCTCGCCACGGTGCTTTACCTGGAAGGAAACTACGAAGCAGCCATAGCCGAATGCCGGAAGGTGGTTGAAAGAATCCCGCATCACTTCGGGGCCTGGAACGGAATGGGCATGTGCCTGTTTCACCTTGGCCGCCTCAACGAAGCCATTCACAGCTTTCAGAAAGCGCTGGAAATCCAGCCCTACGCCGAGGACAACCGCCACTACATCGGCCTCTGCCGCGGCAAGTTGAATTGA
- a CDS encoding MFS transporter has product MFGFRARWSEDTSAGLDAETRTRRTFRLDLARGVCRGILTSGTQTFGLFIAIRVFQAGDMSKALIGSAPFIGMLVSLLLVHYASKSGFRKSVLGALPAAVCGVLLFAAAFANTLTTYTVCLVLAFMALTSLVPFLTAIYNDNYPEDQRGKYFSRSVLALVLVSVIAGFLGSAAMDADLDNYRWILVTLGMAALGKACVVYAMPSGIIENGEHKNPLGNLKLVFEDRNFGYVLLTWFIMGFANLWTLPLRVDYITSSKYGIEGSALFVALIITVIPDLMRALSTPFLARLFDKMNFIVLRMILNLLFAIGVGLFFLTKDPYLIATASAFIGMAFGGGAIAWSLWVTKYAPPGKVAAYMSVHVGLTGVRGTIGPMLGFWMVNQVGPVNIGLISFSMMIIATVMLIPEIKHGRRKRGPIPAEDFEPIEPK; this is encoded by the coding sequence TTGTTCGGATTTCGCGCCCGCTGGTCCGAGGACACCAGCGCCGGGTTGGATGCGGAAACGCGCACCCGCCGGACGTTTCGTCTCGATCTCGCCCGCGGTGTGTGCCGCGGCATCCTGACCTCCGGCACGCAGACGTTTGGGCTGTTCATCGCCATCCGCGTGTTTCAGGCGGGAGACATGTCCAAGGCATTGATCGGTTCCGCCCCGTTCATCGGCATGCTGGTGTCCCTGCTTCTCGTCCATTACGCTTCAAAATCGGGGTTCCGCAAATCCGTACTGGGCGCGCTTCCCGCCGCCGTGTGCGGCGTGCTGCTGTTCGCAGCGGCATTCGCCAACACGCTGACCACCTACACCGTGTGCCTGGTGCTGGCGTTCATGGCGCTCACCAGCCTGGTGCCGTTTCTCACCGCAATCTACAACGACAACTATCCGGAAGACCAACGCGGCAAATACTTTTCCCGCTCGGTGCTGGCGCTGGTGCTGGTTTCTGTGATTGCGGGGTTCCTGGGATCCGCCGCCATGGATGCGGACCTCGACAACTACCGCTGGATTCTGGTCACTCTGGGGATGGCCGCCCTTGGCAAGGCCTGCGTGGTGTACGCCATGCCCTCCGGCATCATCGAAAACGGCGAGCATAAAAACCCGCTCGGCAACCTGAAGCTGGTTTTTGAGGACCGCAACTTCGGCTATGTTCTTTTGACGTGGTTCATCATGGGTTTCGCCAACCTGTGGACCCTGCCGCTCCGCGTGGATTACATCACCTCCAGCAAGTACGGCATCGAGGGTTCCGCGTTGTTCGTGGCGCTCATCATCACCGTCATCCCGGACCTCATGCGCGCTCTGTCCACGCCGTTTCTGGCGCGGCTGTTCGACAAGATGAATTTCATCGTCCTGCGCATGATTTTGAACTTGCTGTTCGCCATTGGCGTGGGCCTGTTTTTCCTGACGAAGGACCCTTACCTCATCGCCACCGCCTCGGCGTTCATCGGCATGGCTTTCGGCGGCGGCGCCATTGCGTGGAGCCTGTGGGTCACCAAATACGCCCCGCCTGGGAAAGTAGCGGCGTACATGTCGGTCCACGTCGGGCTCACCGGCGTGCGCGGCACCATCGGCCCGATGCTCGGGTTCTGGATGGTGAACCAGGTCGGTCCCGTGAACATCGGCCTCATTTCGTTCAGCATGATGATCATCGCCACCGTCATGCTGATCCCGGAGATCAAGCACGGCAGGCGCAAGCGCGGGCCCATTCCGGCGGAGGATTTCGAGCCCATCGAGCCGAAATGA